Proteins encoded by one window of Ostrinia nubilalis chromosome 23, ilOstNubi1.1, whole genome shotgun sequence:
- the LOC135083454 gene encoding pre-mRNA-splicing factor 38 has protein sequence MANRTVKDAKSIRGTNPQYLVEKIIRSRIYDCKYWKEECFALTAELLVDKAMELRYVGGVHGGFIYPTPFLCLVLKMLQIQPEKDIVVEFIKNEEFKYVRALGAFYMRLTGSSVDCYKYLEPLYNDNRKLRRQNRVGQYEIVHMDEFIDELLREERLCDVILPRIQKRPILEENNELEPKVSALDDDLDEDMPSDDDNAEPDSKENRREKERRDRDRRRDRSRDRDRREKERKRERSRSRDRERRREREKEREREKEREREKERERDRERAREAREREREKERRERDRHEPDRRRERGGRY, from the exons ATGGCCAACCGTACGGTGAAGGACGCGAAATCTATTCGCGGGACAAATCCTCAATATCTTGTGGAAAAGATCATACGATCACGTATATACGATTGTAAATACTGGAAGGAAGAATGTTTCGCTCTAACCGCGGAGCTTTTAGTGGACAAAGCGATGGAGTTGCGTTACGTCGGCGGCGTGCACGGTGGCTTCATTTACCCCACACCTTTCTTGTGTTTAGTGCTGAAAATGTTACAGATACAGCCTGAAAAGGACATCGTGGTGGAGTTTATAAAGAACGAGGAGTTCAAATATGTGCGTGCCTTGGGCGCCTTTTATATGAGGCTCACGGGATCGTCGGTCGATTGTTATAAGTATTTGGAACCACTTTACAACGATAATCGTAAGTTGAGAAGGCAGAATCGCGTCGGCCAATACGAAATCGTTCACATGGACGAGTTTATCGACGAGTTATTGCGAGAGGAACGTCTGTGCGACGTTATTCTTCCACGAATTCAGAAAAGACCTATTTTGGAGGAGAACAATGAGCTTGAGCCAAAGGTGTCTGCTTTAGATGATGATCTGGATGAAGATATGCCTTCAGACGATGATAATGCTGAACCTGATTCCAAAGAGAACAGAAGAGAAAAGGAAAGAAGAGATAGAGATAGGAGGAGAGATAG ATCACGAGACCGTGACCGACGTGAAAAGGAACGCAAGAGAGAACGTTCGAGAAGCAGAGACCGCGAACGGCGAAGGGAACGGGAAAAAGAGCGGGAACGGGAAAAAGAGCGGGAACGGGAAAAAGAGCGGGAAAGGGACAGAGAACGGGCCCGGGAAgcgagagagagggagagagagaaaGAAAGGCGGGAAAGAGACAGACACGAGCCCGACAGAAGAAGAGAAAGGGGCGGTAGATATTAG